A window of the Candidatus Manganitrophaceae bacterium genome harbors these coding sequences:
- a CDS encoding cytochrome c has product MKMPLIAKAATLEFTIYLFIKVGIPMFTSPLPSSVIAMYMILVTISILLYVSIYEDDFGSFYIPITEFIRGDEEDKPGRKMSRVAVLIMIPLFFGFRTYESVKPNFEPPFPQRVIHPAPPGSAAGFVNPYREDEANHEKYVQEGREVFYRNCVFCHGDKLDGKGFFAHALNVKPANFADPTTISMLMESFVFWRVKTGGIGLPEEATPWDSAMPRWELILSEEERWKVIMFLYDYTGWKPRTWELEADE; this is encoded by the coding sequence ATGAAAATGCCACTGATCGCTAAAGCCGCAACGCTTGAATTTACAATCTACCTTTTCATCAAGGTCGGTATTCCGATGTTTACAAGTCCGCTTCCATCCAGTGTCATTGCAATGTATATGATACTGGTCACCATCTCAATCTTGCTCTATGTGTCCATCTATGAAGATGACTTCGGGAGTTTTTATATCCCCATTACCGAGTTTATTCGAGGTGATGAAGAGGATAAACCGGGTCGGAAGATGAGCCGGGTTGCTGTTTTGATCATGATCCCCCTGTTTTTTGGTTTTCGTACCTATGAGAGTGTGAAACCTAATTTTGAGCCTCCCTTTCCGCAGCGTGTCATTCATCCTGCGCCTCCGGGGTCGGCTGCAGGCTTCGTGAATCCTTATAGGGAGGATGAAGCAAATCATGAGAAGTATGTCCAGGAGGGGAGAGAGGTTTTTTATCGTAATTGTGTTTTCTGTCATGGCGACAAACTGGATGGAAAGGGTTTCTTTGCCCATGCCTTGAATGTTAAACCCGCCAATTTTGCAGATCCAACCACGATCTCCATGCTGATGGAATCTTTTGTCTTCTGGCGGGTCAAGACGGGAGGAATTGGGCTTCCTGAAGAGGCAACCCCCTGGGATTCTGCAATGCCGAGATGGGAATTGATTTTATCAGAAGAGGAACGATGGAAGGTCATTATGTTTTTGTATGATTATACCGGATGGAAACCAAGAACCTGGGAGTTAGAGGCAGATGAGTAA
- a CDS encoding cytochrome B6 translates to MAPEDTVLVWPHLVYIELICILFGVALILFLSLISPAPLEELASADTTPNPTKAPWYFLGLQELLVYFDPWLAGVVLPTMIIIGLVLIPYIDPNPKGKGYYTFSERKFSIMGFSFGLALWYILIIVGVWFRGLDWSWYWPWDDPHMHQPAGAVKLVDLEVILTSVLGLSESPLVTLGRYAVTMANLITWAFFLGYYAIGFSLPFLFLRNFYRRLGFVRYNLVMFLFLSMMGVPLKIFLRLLADIKYVLVTPWFKI, encoded by the coding sequence ATGGCGCCTGAAGACACGGTACTGGTCTGGCCCCATCTGGTTTATATCGAACTGATTTGTATCCTGTTCGGGGTTGCACTCATCCTTTTTCTATCGCTCATCTCCCCTGCACCCCTGGAGGAGTTGGCGAGCGCGGATACAACGCCAAATCCGACCAAGGCACCCTGGTATTTCCTGGGATTACAGGAGTTACTGGTCTATTTTGATCCATGGCTCGCTGGGGTGGTCTTACCCACGATGATTATCATCGGGCTTGTCCTTATCCCTTACATTGATCCAAACCCCAAGGGGAAGGGCTACTATACCTTCTCAGAACGCAAGTTCTCGATTATGGGTTTCAGCTTTGGCCTGGCGCTCTGGTACATCCTGATTATTGTCGGCGTCTGGTTCCGAGGACTGGATTGGTCCTGGTATTGGCCTTGGGACGATCCCCATATGCATCAACCGGCTGGCGCTGTGAAGCTGGTTGACCTTGAGGTTATTCTGACCAGTGTATTGGGATTAAGTGAGTCGCCCCTCGTGACCTTGGGACGTTATGCGGTCACAATGGCAAATCTGATCACATGGGCTTTTTTCCTTGGATATTACGCGATCGGGTTTTCGCTTCCCTTTCTTTTTCTGAGAAATTTTTACAGAAGGCTCGGTTTTGTTCGCTATAACCTTGTGATGTTTTTGTTCCTTTCGATGATGGGCGTTCCCCTGAAAATATTTTTGAGATTACTGGCCGATATTAAATATGTGCTGGTAACCCCCTGGTTTAAGATTTAA
- a CDS encoding ubiquinol-cytochrome c reductase iron-sulfur subunit, translating into MMSLGVGWGGILASLGGIGAGALRFMVPSVLYEPPTIFKIGRPEVYGVGVDTKLKKERQIWVVRNERGIYVLVSICRHLGCTPNWFGDQKLFRCPCHGSIYDTRGNVVGGPAPRTLWRAAISIDPVDGQIIVDFSTRQDPDPKGTEEGLMVEEMSREVEPYFLKV; encoded by the coding sequence ATGATGAGCTTGGGCGTCGGGTGGGGTGGCATTTTGGCGTCACTTGGAGGTATCGGCGCCGGAGCCCTTCGGTTTATGGTTCCAAGTGTACTCTATGAGCCACCCACCATTTTTAAGATCGGAAGACCGGAAGTTTACGGGGTCGGTGTTGACACAAAATTAAAAAAAGAGCGCCAGATTTGGGTCGTTCGAAATGAGCGTGGGATCTATGTTCTCGTGTCGATTTGTCGGCACTTGGGGTGTACGCCGAACTGGTTCGGGGATCAGAAGCTCTTTCGATGTCCCTGTCATGGCAGCATCTATGATACCCGCGGAAATGTGGTCGGAGGCCCGGCACCAAGAACTTTATGGCGGGCGGCCATTTCGATTGATCCGGTTGATGGACAGATCATCGTTGATTTTAGTACGCGGCAGGATCCTGATCCAAAAGGAACAGAGGAAGGCCTGATGGTTGAAGAGATGAGTCGTGAGGTGGAACCCTACTTTCTAAAGGTTTAG
- a CDS encoding c-type cytochrome, with product MSKSEDVMNVKKGIKQPILWGSLLFMILLFIPATALFAETVESVYRDIPGIGSRNLIWVLSQVHILFGAFVLGVPMFIITIEVIGIMTKEKRYDRLALEFMDLIVACFATTAMVGILFLFSLLVFYPTLMTAMADIFKPTYFVYVFLFLYETLSVYVYWDRWEKWQNRKGLHLFWGVMLNIAGLLLVILPSGFLSFQASPVVLNPDLGPWAKAWTAINNPTWLPVIIHRVVGNLILGGFVCGAYAGVAYLGAKTQEEREHYDWMGYIGNFIGVFGLLPMPFAGYFLMREVYEYNQQMGITLMGGILSWLFILQAVLIGVLFVGSNYYFWQGIAYRTHSAPKYKKPIIIMLVVLVASFSVWLTPHSLVASVSEARAMGGAHHPLLGVFGVMSAKLTVVNLMILTTFVCFLLYWRADKVITVKWGKWANIFTVLLLTSAVIVIIWLGVYGYFVPSVYRVNVLSVAQVLAVLFCLFTITPLTALSLKSAKLTHKMKWGVMPARSQYALVINAVFVVLTMALMGYARSASRVHWHIYGVLEDTSPYAYTPTLGLASFLFVLSTAIFCILVGIVFWTSHTIRHNRFSTRYFFLAPVFMWFTELFSDRPKERPSIPQGGGKYVITKVSLVVGLFLFAYSYVGYQVPQKIGFPPEKKGLDLTKIKTKADMVQIGQDIFYSKGQCALCHAIGAGAGRCPNLSGVGARLTREFIYETLTKPDAYVKLDFTTALPVSFSAQMPAINKPPIGLTEEELITIIAFVQSNGGKVTVTPEDLAWLADGPALEMHDVIPEVEPAELIEEESEEASEELAMIHGESSEKNKHFIVANSRIGEE from the coding sequence ATTCTGCTCTTCATCCCGGCCACCGCTCTCTTTGCCGAGACCGTCGAATCTGTTTATCGGGATATTCCAGGCATTGGCAGTCGAAACCTTATCTGGGTGTTGTCCCAGGTCCATATCCTGTTCGGGGCCTTTGTCTTGGGTGTGCCGATGTTTATTATCACCATCGAGGTGATCGGCATCATGACAAAGGAGAAACGCTACGATCGCCTGGCCCTGGAGTTTATGGATTTGATTGTTGCCTGTTTTGCGACGACGGCCATGGTCGGGATTCTCTTTCTTTTTTCGCTGCTCGTCTTCTACCCTACCCTCATGACGGCCATGGCAGATATTTTTAAGCCCACCTATTTTGTCTATGTTTTCCTTTTCTTATACGAGACCCTTTCGGTGTATGTCTACTGGGACCGTTGGGAGAAGTGGCAAAACAGAAAAGGCCTTCATCTTTTCTGGGGGGTCATGCTTAATATTGCGGGGCTATTGCTTGTCATTCTGCCAAGCGGATTTCTTTCTTTTCAGGCCAGTCCGGTCGTTCTGAATCCGGATTTGGGTCCCTGGGCGAAGGCCTGGACCGCAATCAACAACCCGACCTGGCTTCCGGTGATCATCCACCGGGTGGTGGGGAACCTGATCCTGGGTGGATTTGTCTGCGGGGCCTATGCGGGCGTGGCTTATCTGGGCGCAAAGACTCAGGAAGAGCGGGAGCATTACGACTGGATGGGTTATATCGGGAATTTTATCGGCGTCTTCGGCCTTCTTCCGATGCCTTTTGCGGGTTATTTTCTGATGCGGGAAGTCTATGAATACAACCAGCAAATGGGAATTACGCTCATGGGAGGGATCTTGTCCTGGCTATTCATCCTCCAGGCGGTGCTGATCGGTGTTCTTTTTGTCGGGTCAAATTATTATTTCTGGCAGGGGATTGCCTATCGAACGCATTCTGCGCCGAAATACAAGAAGCCGATCATCATTATGCTGGTTGTACTGGTGGCTTCTTTTTCTGTCTGGCTCACACCGCATTCTCTTGTGGCCAGTGTCTCGGAAGCCAGGGCGATGGGGGGGGCACATCATCCTTTACTGGGTGTCTTTGGCGTGATGTCGGCAAAGTTAACGGTTGTCAATCTAATGATTCTAACAACCTTCGTCTGTTTTCTGCTCTACTGGCGAGCCGATAAGGTCATTACCGTAAAGTGGGGGAAATGGGCAAATATTTTCACAGTTCTTCTCCTCACCTCGGCAGTGATTGTCATTATCTGGTTGGGGGTTTATGGTTATTTTGTTCCCTCTGTTTATCGCGTGAATGTCCTTTCGGTAGCCCAGGTCCTGGCGGTGCTCTTTTGTCTTTTTACAATTACGCCCCTCACCGCACTCTCATTGAAGTCTGCAAAGCTGACCCATAAGATGAAGTGGGGGGTAATGCCGGCGCGCTCTCAATATGCCTTGGTGATCAATGCCGTTTTTGTGGTGTTGACCATGGCCCTGATGGGCTATGCCCGCTCCGCTTCGCGGGTCCATTGGCATATCTACGGCGTATTGGAAGATACCTCTCCATATGCCTATACGCCGACACTCGGGCTTGCTTCCTTCCTTTTTGTCTTGTCCACCGCGATCTTCTGCATATTGGTCGGCATTGTCTTTTGGACCTCGCATACAATTCGCCATAATCGCTTTTCAACACGATACTTTTTTCTGGCCCCAGTCTTTATGTGGTTTACCGAGCTCTTCAGCGATAGACCTAAAGAGCGCCCAAGTATTCCACAGGGGGGTGGAAAGTATGTTATTACAAAGGTATCACTTGTTGTGGGCCTGTTTTTGTTTGCATACAGCTATGTTGGCTATCAGGTCCCGCAAAAGATCGGGTTCCCTCCTGAAAAGAAGGGGTTGGATCTTACAAAGATCAAAACCAAGGCAGATATGGTTCAAATTGGTCAGGATATTTTCTACAGCAAGGGACAGTGCGCCCTTTGTCATGCAATCGGGGCGGGCGCGGGACGCTGTCCTAATTTGTCGGGCGTGGGGGCGCGACTAACACGCGAATTTATCTATGAGACGCTGACAAAACCCGATGCCTATGTAAAACTGGACTTCACTACAGCACTTCCGGTGAGTTTCTCAGCGCAAATGCCTGCCATCAATAAACCGCCCATTGGGCTCACAGAAGAGGAACTTATTACTATAATTGCCTTTGTTCAGAGCAATGGCGGAAAAGTAACAGTGACGCCTGAGGATTTGGCTTGGTTGGCAGATGGCCCGGCATTGGAAATGCACGATGTGATCCCTGAGGTGGAGCCTGCGGAATTGATTGAGGAAGAATCTGAGGAAGCCTCGGAAGAGTTGGCAATGATTCATGGGGAATCATCAGAAAAAAATAAACATTTTATTGTGGCGAATTCAAGAATAGGTGAAGAATAG
- a CDS encoding carboxypeptidase regulatory-like domain-containing protein — MGIAISGESWIGEIQRDFIYIGTLGIICSLLFTLGFSGSALATHEADHRFTISGYVRDAAGKPLSGSLVILEHKGGVKKEKKSDPRGYYEVMFHLHNDNIGDEIFVSVGDVVRKIMVQFDPDDRFTDRRSEPVNFGAASKDTSEWIYWSGGVALILSALVYLRAFKKKKPRQKRRKKDKIRKRK; from the coding sequence TTGGGGATAGCGATTTCGGGGGAGTCCTGGATTGGGGAAATCCAGAGAGATTTCATTTATATCGGGACCCTCGGAATTATCTGTTCCCTCCTTTTTACCCTCGGATTTTCAGGTTCTGCCTTGGCAACGCATGAGGCGGATCATCGATTCACGATATCGGGTTATGTCCGGGATGCGGCAGGAAAGCCGCTCTCCGGTTCCCTCGTCATACTGGAACATAAAGGCGGGGTCAAGAAAGAGAAAAAATCAGATCCTCGTGGATATTATGAGGTTATGTTTCACCTTCATAATGACAACATTGGGGATGAGATTTTTGTTTCGGTCGGCGATGTTGTTCGAAAAATAATGGTTCAGTTTGACCCTGACGATCGGTTTACGGATCGACGCAGTGAGCCTGTCAATTTTGGCGCGGCGAGCAAGGATACTTCTGAGTGGATCTACTGGAGCGGCGGAGTCGCTCTTATCCTAAGTGCCCTTGTATATTTGCGGGCATTTAAAAAAAAGAAGCCAAGGCAAAAGAGAAGAAAGAAAGATAAGATTCGCAAAAGAAAATAA
- a CDS encoding DUF4405 domain-containing protein, producing MLKLLERVLAVARTTQVWKSIFRHGFPSTDGNRALVMFSNVILHLHPVRVRRGALKIKFTWCLGGLTFLFFILLAISGVFLMFYYVPDTRQAYSNMKDLGTVIYFGSLFRAVHRWSAHAMVFSVWMHMTRVFMTGSYKPPREFNWVVGVILLAITLVLSWTGYLLPWDQLALWAVTVGAKMAEASPMLGSSGPFGPELGMTSSNDVAFVLLGGTVVGQSALLRFYVLHCLALPLVTALFIAVHFWRIRKDGFSGPL from the coding sequence ATGTTGAAGTTGCTTGAGCGGGTTTTAGCGGTTGCCAGAACAACGCAGGTCTGGAAGTCAATATTCAGGCATGGTTTCCCAAGTACGGACGGTAACCGTGCCTTGGTCATGTTCAGTAATGTCATTCTCCATCTCCATCCTGTCAGGGTTCGACGAGGTGCCCTTAAGATCAAATTTACCTGGTGTCTGGGTGGTTTGACCTTCCTGTTTTTCATCCTCCTGGCGATTTCTGGCGTATTTCTCATGTTCTATTATGTCCCGGATACGCGTCAAGCCTACTCCAATATGAAAGATTTAGGCACGGTGATCTACTTCGGGAGCCTGTTCCGGGCGGTTCACCGCTGGTCGGCACACGCGATGGTCTTTTCTGTCTGGATGCATATGACCCGTGTTTTTATGACCGGTTCGTACAAACCGCCCAGGGAGTTTAATTGGGTGGTAGGCGTCATTCTTTTGGCGATCACACTGGTATTGAGCTGGACAGGCTACCTCCTTCCGTGGGATCAGTTGGCCCTTTGGGCGGTCACGGTTGGGGCCAAGATGGCGGAGGCCTCCCCGATGCTTGGGAGTTCCGGGCCGTTTGGCCCTGAGTTGGGGATGACCTCAAGTAATGATGTCGCGTTTGTTCTTCTCGGAGGAACGGTGGTCGGTCAGAGCGCGCTCCTTAGGTTCTATGTCCTGCACTGTCTTGCATTGCCATTGGTTACTGCGTTATTCATCGCAGTTCATTTTTGGCGGATACGGAAAGATGGTTTTTCAGGCCCCCTTTAA
- a CDS encoding c-type cytochrome — protein MVFMLVLAGCEDEHVAKGHKIFSRYCSACHGEDGDGKGYNANNLDPVPRDLTDGDEDYMAKLSNDEIYEVLQVGGYGVDLSGGMPVWGKVFSEEELWSLVAFVRTLHPNEAIEIAFTKPDSEEPLFEKKRLRYPKVREKKFYDLLEALAPDEDTFQEQVVLGEEIYAEVGCNACHRVHGEGGELGPDLSGAGFMLQTQFIFRWILNPQSFKPKTRMANLDLNDEDAFAISLYISTLKSASAENDVPDEEDRNAEDEGV, from the coding sequence ATGGTTTTTATGCTCGTCTTGGCGGGTTGTGAGGATGAACATGTCGCCAAAGGGCATAAAATCTTTAGTCGCTATTGCTCAGCCTGTCATGGAGAGGATGGGGATGGGAAGGGATACAATGCGAACAATCTTGACCCAGTTCCTCGAGATTTGACCGATGGCGATGAGGATTATATGGCCAAGCTCTCAAATGACGAAATCTATGAGGTGCTTCAGGTTGGTGGCTACGGCGTTGATCTCTCAGGGGGGATGCCGGTTTGGGGAAAGGTTTTTTCAGAGGAAGAGCTCTGGTCGCTTGTTGCCTTTGTTCGGACGCTTCATCCCAATGAGGCCATTGAAATTGCCTTCACAAAGCCTGATTCTGAGGAACCGTTATTCGAGAAAAAACGCTTACGATATCCCAAGGTTCGAGAAAAAAAGTTTTATGATCTTCTTGAGGCCCTGGCTCCGGATGAAGATACTTTTCAGGAGCAGGTGGTGTTGGGGGAAGAGATCTACGCTGAGGTGGGATGTAATGCCTGTCACAGGGTTCATGGGGAAGGTGGGGAGTTAGGGCCTGATTTGTCGGGGGCCGGGTTTATGCTCCAGACGCAATTTATCTTTCGTTGGATACTGAATCCCCAGTCATTCAAGCCGAAAACAAGAATGGCCAACTTAGACTTAAACGACGAGGATGCTTTTGCGATTTCACTTTATATAAGCACGCTCAAATCGGCATCAGCAGAAAATGACGTTCCGGATGAAGAAGATCGTAATGCTGAGGACGAGGGGGTATAG
- a CDS encoding c-type cytochrome, translating into MSNLLIKRTGYIFLLLVTFGLGLGDFVYADEEDGSASQSAEEEDLPGDDMAAGKKIYEKRCISCHGIEGDGDGPAADLFQPKPRSFKKGEFKYRTTPRGDMPTDDDLFKVVTHGLPGTGMPDWADILNEKKRRQVIKYIKTFSTKWDEQTEAPHVVTVGELIPSSAESIDRGKKQFTSLGCTICHGAEGRGDGPTALFLKNHRGDPVYPRNLNKNWLFRGGGEAKDIYMRVNTGINGTPMPSFAAKLDNEKSWDLANFVRSLSPDKKPEGGSLIKARLIEGAIPTDPNDPLWEETEENWFPMMGQISFKTRLFKPTVTDITVKSLFNETEIGFMLKWDDRSKSKASKAGAKITTYTDQVAIQFPEHLQPGGVKKPYFIMGDEKLGVNLWNWVSEGDRLVETNANGVWNNSEVAQEGLDISGQGVFKDGQYRVVMKRALQTADKEKDIQFEVGVFYPIAFFAMDGTNGETDSRRSITPWYFIFMEPEIDKTIYFYPPVVVVFVFGIQFVLVKWLKKNYKKSGKG; encoded by the coding sequence ATGAGTAATCTGTTAATAAAAAGAACAGGATATATTTTCTTGCTACTGGTTACGTTTGGGCTGGGTTTGGGAGACTTCGTCTACGCGGACGAGGAGGATGGATCTGCCTCTCAGTCTGCTGAGGAGGAAGATCTTCCTGGGGATGATATGGCTGCCGGGAAGAAGATTTACGAAAAACGATGTATTTCCTGTCACGGGATTGAGGGCGATGGAGATGGACCTGCCGCAGACCTCTTTCAGCCGAAGCCAAGAAGTTTTAAAAAAGGGGAGTTCAAGTATCGAACGACTCCGCGGGGGGATATGCCGACAGATGACGATCTTTTTAAAGTGGTCACGCATGGACTCCCGGGTACGGGAATGCCCGATTGGGCAGATATTTTAAATGAAAAGAAGCGAAGGCAGGTCATCAAGTACATCAAGACCTTTTCAACGAAATGGGACGAGCAGACAGAGGCGCCGCACGTTGTTACGGTGGGTGAGCTCATCCCTTCTAGTGCGGAGAGTATTGATAGAGGGAAGAAGCAATTTACTTCATTGGGTTGTACTATTTGCCATGGAGCAGAAGGCCGGGGTGATGGACCCACAGCACTCTTTTTGAAAAACCACCGCGGTGATCCGGTCTACCCCAGGAATCTGAATAAGAACTGGCTGTTTCGGGGAGGTGGTGAGGCGAAAGATATCTATATGCGGGTCAACACCGGGATTAATGGAACCCCGATGCCTTCATTTGCGGCGAAACTCGACAATGAAAAGAGCTGGGATTTGGCAAATTTTGTCCGATCGCTTTCACCCGATAAGAAGCCCGAAGGAGGATCACTGATCAAGGCACGACTTATTGAGGGGGCAATCCCAACGGATCCGAACGATCCGCTGTGGGAGGAAACAGAGGAAAACTGGTTTCCGATGATGGGGCAGATTTCATTTAAGACGCGGCTCTTTAAACCGACAGTAACCGACATTACGGTGAAATCACTTTTTAACGAGACCGAAATTGGATTTATGTTGAAGTGGGATGATCGGAGTAAAAGCAAGGCAAGTAAGGCAGGTGCGAAAATTACTACTTATACAGATCAGGTTGCAATACAGTTTCCTGAGCATCTCCAGCCGGGTGGGGTTAAAAAGCCCTATTTTATCATGGGGGATGAAAAACTGGGCGTGAATCTATGGAACTGGGTCTCGGAAGGGGATCGACTCGTCGAGACGAATGCAAACGGGGTATGGAATAATAGTGAGGTGGCACAGGAAGGATTGGATATTTCCGGTCAAGGCGTATTTAAGGATGGACAATATCGTGTTGTGATGAAGCGCGCATTGCAGACTGCGGACAAGGAAAAAGATATACAATTTGAAGTTGGCGTGTTTTATCCGATTGCTTTTTTTGCGATGGACGGAACGAATGGGGAGACTGATTCAAGACGGTCCATTACCCCGTGGTATTTTATTTTTATGGAACCCGAAATTGATAAAACGATCTATTTTTACCCGCCGGTCGTTGTGGTCTTTGTATTCGGTATCCAGTTTGTTCTCGTCAAATGGTTGAAGAAGAATTATAAAAAATCCGGGAAGGGATAG